TAGCACGTGGCAGCACCAGTAATCTGCAAAAATTAAccacttaaataaataaaatatttaattattttcaacaTTAGTTCACCGTAAAAATCAGTGTGCGATCCAGACGAAAAAGTCCTGCGGCTGTGAAAAGGACCTTCCGATGCGACAGCTGCAAGGACAGACGGAAAAGTCGATCTCTGAGTTCTGGATCATCGGTGATATTGAGAATCTTGTGAACTATAGCTGCCGTATAGCTGCTATGCAAAATAGTCCGACTGCTGCCCTCCACGATCAGCACTATGATCACTATATACCAGATGAGCTGCATCAGGAAGAAGGCAAAGAACTCATCGGCCTCAAAGACATCCAGTCGTTTGGGATTCAGAATGGCTTCCAAAATGTAAAAGTCATCAAAGAGAATGAACAGAAAGGATATGGCTATGATTCCGAGCAGCGGATATGTGAAGTATTCCTCGATGGTCTGGCAAATGTCGCAGAGCAGATTGTGTATGTTGGACACCTGTTTGATTGCGTATTCGGGATTGAGGCGTATGACGGAGGTAACACTGTACCGCTTCATTGGCGTACTAATCAAATTTCGTAGGCGATGTGAGTAGCGTCTGTGATTGACAACCGAGTGCATGGGTGAGAGTTCCAAGGCGCTTAATTGCTCTATATGGGCATCCAAAATATCCTGCAGGATCTGTCAAAgattaaattatatatcatAAGCTAGCTTTTACACTAAATAATGCACATTCAACTGGGACCTTGCTGGTTataaaaagtatgctacaaaaattattcTCTCCAAGTTTGCAAACTATTTAACTTGAAGAGAGTTTGTGATTTAATCcatcgcattttttttttccatacATTATGCCACTGCATGCGCAATAAAGTCCCATGACACTCACTTCGTTTAACATACTAAACCGGCTCCTGGCCAAGTCCGTGGTGCAAAGAAACTTGAAGACCATCAGGCTGATATTGATGTGCGGCAGGGCGAAGGTTGTGAAAGTCACAAATGAGGGCGATATGGTGGCACTGACCAGCAGGCTGTAGCTCACACACAAGTAAATGACGTTGAACAGCAGCATGCCCAAGGATATGAGAAAGCTGGACAACAGTATCCTGCGGTAGTCCAACTTCATGCCCAGCCTCACAAATATCTCGTCCACCACTATGTTGTTCTGTATTATGCTGACCAAACGTTGTCTCTTGAACAtggcaaagccaaaaatagTGGACATGGCCAGGATGCCAGTCAGGCGTAGGGTTCCATCGCTGAATCTGGTGATATTGGTCTGAAAGAAGTACCCTATTATGGAATCTCCCTCCTTTACGGAGATACCAAAACACAGGACGAAGAACAGGAAGTGCACTATGCCGGCAAAGAAGGAGAACTTCGATGTTTGCACCTCCTTGCGAGGATTCAAATTCAAACGAAATGGAGCCAGGCCCAATAGCGATATGAATGTTAGCGGTCGAAGTGCCTGGAACACATTGTCCGCCTGTGAAAAGCGCTCCCACAACTTAAAGGCCATTGATAAGACCGTTTGATATGGTTTGTGAAAATTTCGCTGGAGGTGTAACGTCCGCTCGACTCGCGTATTTTCCGCCAACTGACAACGGAAGTCTTTGCcggctgatgatgatgattaccTTTGTGTCAACTCGAGACACAACTGATATATCATATATCAAAATCGTTAAAGCGCTAACACACACCTTCGCACTCTTAATAGACTAATATCAATAgtagcaaatatttaattaacctTATGCGAGCGGGTGGGATACGGGTGGTCAAGGTCATTTACATACAAGTTCAACGAGTTCAACGGAATTCGTGACATGTCCATTTTTTTGCCAACTAAATGTTCTCCGCAACGGCTATTCattacaattggcaaacaatttaCGCCACCTATTAAACGACCACGCAAAGTGGCTGATAGGCCCAATTTTTTTCGGGGGTACTTGCTGCTAATTAGTTGATGGACAGCAAGAAAGGGTTGTTTTTCATTTGTACCAACATTGGTGTAACTTAacagaaaaaatatgtttcttACATACACTTGTTAGTCATCCTGACAGCCATACATAGTTTGataaaaatttattccaaTTTATGTGCTTGTTTTAATACAACATCGAAGTTTCTTTACTTCTGATTACCCCTGTAAAAGACTATCTATGTAAAcgattaaaaatttatttccaatCGTTGGTTTATATTGACAGaaaacacttttttttagcaacaacaataacatttacaaaaaatacacatTCTGCTGGACGTATTCAATACCATTTCACCGACTCCATCGACTTCCTTCGATTTCCATCCCCCATATTGTAATGACATCGATAGCACATCTAAAGCGTATGATTCGTCATATTATTGAAGGTCTCACAGCAAGAGCTGCCATTCCCATAACCATTGTTCGGGGAATTGGATGTGAACTGCAGCAAGATGATGAGATAAGTGGTCAAGGCCCCGCTGATCTGTTGTAAATGATTGTTTCATTAGGAAAATTGCGAAAATATGTAGATATGTGTAGCAACTAACCGTGAAATACAATGTGCGGTCGATGTTGAACAGACCAGCTGcagtaaaattaattttcagaTGCATCAACTGCATGGAGAATTGCTGCAGTTTCTCCTTGACCTCAGCACTTTTGGTTTTATTGAGTAGGGAGTGCACTATGCCTCCAGTTTTCTCGCTCTTTTTGATGGCTCGATTACTTCCCTCGACAATGGAAATTATGGCGATCAGATACAAAATCATTTGACACGAGAAAAATGTCACAAATTCCACAGTTTTGAATTTGCTTTCGCGCTTCGATTTTCCCAGTAGCGTCTCCAGAACATAGTATGCATCGAAAACGATGATCAGAAATGCTATGGATATAATGGTCAGCAATTGGTAggtaaaatatttgttagcCGTGGCAGCTGCCTCGCAAATGAGATGATGTATCTCCATGGACTCCTGTATAATCTCCGCAGGATCCTTGGTTACAATGGTGTACATGGAAAATGAATCGAGACATTGTAGAGAGCGCTGTTTTTGATTCACTGCCTTGAGGCTTCGGGTGTCCCATTGATGGGCTAGGTTCTTCAACACCTGTAAGTAGAatcaaacagaaaatataagtTAAAATTTTAGAAATGCCTAGCCAAATTAACCTCGTTAAGTGCACTCAGATATATGCGTAACTTAATCATTACATTTCCAGCCAGAAAAGAAACCGCGCACACGATAAAATGTGGTGAAAAAAAACTAATCACTGCTGAGATAGAAAATGTGGTCGTGTCTCTCAAACTGATCATCAGAAAACTACAGGTTATATATGCCACCATACTGCCAACAAGGATTATAACCAATCGATTCATTTTCTTATTAGCTGCAACCTGGTgcattgccacgcccacccgtGGAAACGCCTCCGTCTCAAGTCTATCGAATGTGGCCAGCAGTTTTAGCAATTCTTTTCGGTTCAATAGCGATATAAGTAATATGGCAAATATTCCCAGCATTCCATTGATCTTTTGCAAAGCATCTATCACATTGGATATGTCTGTAAGGAAAAAGTTGGACATCAACGTATCCCGATTGACGGCGCCGTAGAATGAGTTGACCATATATATGGCCATTCGTATGATGATGTTGATGTAGCCGATGTACGAGGATGTTAGTTTTCCTCTGCCTTCCGAAGATATGGATACGTAGTAAGGCACAATTCCGAGACAAAGTGCCATGAATATAGTCAATCGATAGCAGGTGTATACGTCGTGTGGTCGGTTGCCCGATTTTCCAACCGATCGCCTAAGGAGCCACATGGTTAATGGCTGCTCAATGAAGTCATTGTGTCCGTGGAATAAGCAAAATGGGATTACAATCTCACAACGCTAATGAATTGTGAGGCTCGTAAAACGACGGATAGTGTTAATAAGTTATAAGAgggatatatatttaattatctgAAGAGCTAGTGCTTTGTGAAGTTTAAAGGCTTAATGAGCTTAGCGGGTAAATTCTGACTTTAAACAAGCAAATGGTTTCTTTTGTTAAAGATTAACTTTCATTTCAGCTTAACCCACCTGATTCAGTACAGTGAAATGTTGCCAGAGACGATGTAATGTAGCGTTAAACAGCATAACAATACTTAGTAGAAATATTTGGGGCACGTAGAACGCCACAATTGCTGTGTAAATGGGTCGCACATCATTACCCAACAACATCCAGTTGGAACTTATCAAATAGCCCAATTGCACGCCATTAATGAGGAAGATCTGTAAAAGTCTCAATCGCATAATGGCGGGATAATTGAAGCATACGCCCAAGTTGAGAAAACGATCATCTATATAGGAAATACGATCCCATATATGGATCAGCAATCTAACACGAATGCTGCTGCAGAGGAACAGTATCGACATTCCAGTCATGCCGATGAATTTTTGCAGTGAGTCTCCCATTTGAGAAATTTCCGATTTGAAAAAATAGCCAACAATACTCTGCTGTTCGATGAGAGCGGCCAAAAAGCAATAGCTGAAGAAACTCAACTGAAGAAAAGCATTCAGATAGCCGATTTTACTTAGATGAAACTGCCTCTCACCAGCCTGACCCCTTAAACGAAAAGGGGTCAAACCGAGTAGATAGGTGTACAAAAGTAAGGTTTGCTCGGCTCCGAAAGCATCTCGAGGTTTGAATATTTCGCAAAAGTAAAATGACATTTTTTCAAcgtatttttaaaatatttatagtatGTATTCAATGCATTGCATTGTTGCCGAAAAAGAAAGAACTCCATAAGAGTCCAGTACAACTTGCTTTTATAGCGCCGCCGGATACAATTCGTCAGTGATTGGCTTTTAAAGTATTTATGATCCACACCTTGAACGTCATGGCGGTTAAATATTCGCCGTTGACAGGTCAGGTAATGTAAACCCGTCCATCAGCCACCGACAAAGTTCTCATTTAATGGTAGTTTCTGCGGGTTTCCAGCGTTATGAAATTATAAAGTGGGAGTTGATGTCCTCCGGTTGGCGGGTTCACGGTCACTGTTTGTGTGggctaattaatttaattgaatcagctgaatgaaattgaaaacacTGGCGAactaaatggaaaaatattatgTCGTTACTATTTTAGTGTACTCATGGGAAATGCACAATTAAAGCAGCTAACTAGTTGAATAGTTGCTAAACGATACGCATTTGATTGTAATGGTCttgattatatatatacacatattaaGAAGGagtattaaattgttttttagaATGAGATAGAAAATGCTGGAATAATTTATCATTctgtggaaaacaaaataagttGTTCCAATTTTCTTTCCACCAATCTGTGCTACGGTTAAGTGCCGCCCTTACCTTATTGACCATCACCAGTCGCATCTCCACCAGATATGTGAAGCAACTGAAGAGcgcaatggcaatggcgatgACCGTGTGCTGGATGAGGAAGGTGAAGTGCAGGGCCATGGTGGGCGCCACTTCCGAGGAATAGAGAACCGAAAAGGTGCCGCCGGTAAAGAGTACGTTTACAAGGAACATGGAGATCAGGACCATGTAGCTAAATCGCAGCACCTTGCTGTACATGATCTTCACTCCCACCGTCTGGAGTTGCACGTCCATGGTGTGAAACTTCTGAAGGCAACGCTCCAATCGATGGTTTGGGACAAAGGCAGTCAGGTAGATGACAGTAACTCCAATGAATCCACTCACTATCTGCATCAAATCCCCGAAATAGGTAATGCGAGATCGAAAGAAGTAACTAGCCACCGACTCGCAATTGTTATAAATCGTAAGGCTATAGGCAAAGACAAACATGGCGATGTGCATGATTCCATTGATGTAGCCGAAAATGGTTTTCTTGATGGCTTTCTTTCCGGTTTTAGTATCGCAACTAATGTAGAAGGAGGTGAGTCCGTGGATGTAGGTCACATGGAACACCGGGCGCAGGCACTCGTATAGCTGTTTGGCGGTAACAAATCGCCGAAATCTACGACGCAAGGGCTGGCATAGACCGGGAGTCACTTCTATATCCGGAGTATCCGTTGGATTCACCGGCTCCTTGGCCATTTCAATGTCCATGACCGCTTCGTTTGAGCTTCAACCGGCGACTGACGCCAGGGACCgcaaattatttgcattttaccAGGAGTCGTCGGACCAGGAAATTTGTGGGTGGGTTTGgaaaagtaaataattttcccatttttataTGTACCTCGGGTCTAGACAAGCTGTTGTCCGCTTATGTTTCGACCATTAACCTATTAGCTCTAGctgttgcattttaattaatggcGCAACCCGCCAGGGAATTATTTCCCCAAGGCAAACCAACGATTTCCCCACGTTAAGGGAAGTTTTTCATGTCTATATCCCTATTTAGATCAATGGGTGACCAGAGACCCTCTTaagccaaattaatttcacggTTTCCATGAAGAGCGAGAATGAATTTATGTCAATTGTTCGACAGGCTTTAGTATTTCATATTCTGCGTGTAGATGAGATTTGGTTTGTAACGTTGGAATTATGGCCATTATTAAAGACATCGGATATTACTCATTCGTTTTATCGGTTATGAGGGGTCATTGACATTTTCGGTTGGTTTAGGTAATGCGTAGAGGTGAGAAATATTGTTGCAAATTTATGATAAGCACTAAGTTCCCAGAAGCCttgaaatttaatcatttcATATTCGAAACAGCAAAGTGGGAAGAGAAATGAGATTTTTGTGATTACGAAATGGCgtctttgttttggtcatCTTGTACTTTAAAGCTGAACGGATTGTGTATTTATTGAAATGTAttaaatatggaaaaatgGAATGGTATGTAGTAATGACCaagtgtttaatttatttaagcgCCTTGACGTAGGCAACACATTTTAATCGAATGATTCACATTCCCAATAGAGAAACTTAATCCATTGCCAGCAGACCTTGTTGGTAAAACAGTCTAGGCAGTGTTATTTGCTGACCACCTCCATCCAAAAAGCAAACgtaattactaaacatgtctaGTGGAAACATAGCAAATAATCTAGTTTGATGGGAGTATACGGTTGGTAACCATGGCtttacataaattaattttcacacTTGATTTGTGGTTGAGTAATAAAAGCGATGATAGCGAATCCCCCACTAGAATCCAAGTCACGCATCCCCAGACGCGCTGTCTTCACTCGCTGCAGGTAAATATTTACCTGTACTTGCTGGTCGTACTGATAACCATTACCCCCACACTCACCTGATTGATGATACTGAGGCGCCGCTCGAAACTGAAGGCAATCACGCAGAACAAACAAATCGCTATGGAGACAACCGAATGTTGCAGAAAGAATGTCATACAAACGCAGAACGATGGTGTGACATCCAGGGAGACGAGCAGCCGGAAAACTCCAACGAAATAAACACCCAGGATCAGTAGCTTGAAGATCAGCACCAGTAGCGAGTACCGGAATATTCTCGAATATTTCACACGTACTCCAATGTTCGAGAAGTTCGTATCCAAGCTGTGTAGAATGGTCAGTGTGCCCAAAAGCTTGCAGCGTTTTAGGATTGCCGACGTATAAATCACAGCACCAGCTATCAAACCATTAAAGATCTGCAAACGATCGCCGATTGTGGAGATTTCGGTGCGAAAGAAATATCCCACAATGGATTCTCCCTGCCTCAGGGATGAAATGTAGCAGAATCCGCAGAGGCAGATGTAAATGAAGATGTTGAAGACACCGAAACAGGACATCTTCAAGTAGGATTCCCCCATCTTTCGTCTGACCACATGAAATGGCGTTAGTCCGTATAGAAACGTTAGGAAGAATAGTGGACGCAGTGCCTCGTAGACCTGAGAGGATATAAAGTATTTGCGCACCCGACGCAGGGCGGACATAGTGGCGAAATCGAACTAATGCACACCGGAAGCGGAAATGAAAACAGAGCACGGCGAATCGCACAACCGTTCGGATGAAAGTGTCAACGCGAACTGGCTGGTGAATAGGAAAAATGGCGATTGCCACGCGACGGATGCAAACGAAGTGAGCTAAAGGATAATAAAAGGACGGGGGGTCGCGTGAAGTGGGTGAAGAGGGGatataaaaacgaaatgcCGGCTGGCGAAAGCTCATTATCATGTTGTCTAGGACTCACAACAACAAGTGGCGGGCAATAGCAACAAGTGTTATCGTTTTCTCACTCTATCAAGCTGCCAGTGATGGCTTTGAGAAATTTTATgcacacaaacaaataaaatggatataaattatgttaataaaAAAGACAAAATAAGAATAAGTGAGTAATGTGTATATCTTGGGGGGTACATGGAAAGAAAATCACAACAAATTTGACTAAATGTATTTCGTAAGACACCATTATAGAACGTTGGCAAAGAATTGTTTATGTGCAAAAGCAAAATGGATTCTCTACATAAACCGAATCAGCATCACCGTGTCCTTGAAAACGGATACGACTTGAGTTTAATTCAGTCGCTAGACTTTAAAGATACTTCCCATCAAGAGCGTGAGCATTCATGCGAGTTTGCTTCGTGACGAGCAATTCATTGTCTTCATTATCAAGAGACACTCGAGTAATCGCATATCTGGTCACACTCGGTGACTGGGTGGATATGGAAATGAAGGTGAAGGATATCGATGGGGAATCGTTCCTGGCCATTGCTTTAGCCATAAGCTGATCAGATTTCTCCACTCAGCTTACTCCTTTGGGCACAGGGAACGAGGGATTACTCTGATTGACAGGTGATATATGATGATTGGATGGCTGGTTATTCGCTGTAGATGAACTCACTACACCGTATTGAGTTgggatgttttaattgaatAGGACACATAGTAAATACTAAACTCAGTACAACAATATTGTTATCTTCTCATTACTCACCTTGTGAAGGCAGGTGATTCGGCGCTGAACCGTTCTGGTCATCAGACAAAACATGCAGATGGTGATGGAAATGGCCAGGAGCTCGTAGACAAAAATGAAGGTGAGTTGCCACGAAGCGTACACCTCCATTTTGGCCAGGCAAACTAAGCCAGTTGTCAGAAGGACGGTATCCAGGAGAA
The sequence above is a segment of the Drosophila melanogaster chromosome 2L genome. Coding sequences within it:
- the Gr28a gene encoding gustatory receptor 28a; its protein translation is MAFKLWERFSQADNVFQALRPLTFISLLGLAPFRLNLNPRKEVQTSKFSFFAGIVHFLFFVLCFGISVKEGDSIIGYFFQTNITRFSDGTLRLTGILAMSTIFGFAMFKRQRLVSIIQNNIVVDEIFVRLGMKLDYRRILLSSFLISLGMLLFNVIYLCVSYSLLVSATISPSFVTFTTFALPHINISLMVFKFLCTTDLARSRFSMLNEILQDILDAHIEQLSALELSPMHSVVNHRRYSHRLRNLISTPMKRYSVTSVIRLNPEYAIKQVSNIHNLLCDICQTIEEYFTYPLLGIIAISFLFILFDDFYILEAILNPKRLDVFEADEFFAFFLMQLIWYIVIIVLIVEGSSRTILHSSYTAAIVHKILNITDDPELRDRLFRLSLQLSHRKVLFTAAGLFRLDRTLIFTITGAATCYLIILIQFRFTHHMDDTSSNSTNNLHSIHLGD
- the Gr28b gene encoding gustatory receptor 28b, isoform A is translated as MIRCGLDIFRGCRGRFRYWLSARDCYDSISLMVAIAFALGITPFLVRRNALGENSLEQSWYGFLNAIFRWLLLAYCYSYINLRNESLIGYFMRNHVSQISTRVHDVGGIIAAVFTFILPLLLRKYFLKSVKNMVQVDTQLERLRSPVNFNTVVGQVVLVILAVVLLDTVLLTTGLVCLAKMEVYASWQLTFIFVYELLAISITICMFCLMTRTVQRRITCLHKVLKNLAHQWDTRSLKAVNQKQRSLQCLDSFSMYTIVTKDPAEIIQESMEIHHLICEAAATANKYFTYQLLTIISIAFLIIVFDAYYVLETLLGKSKRESKFKTVEFVTFFSCQMILYLIAIISIVEGSNRAIKKSEKTGGIVHSLLNKTKSAEVKEKLQQFSMQLMHLKINFTAAGLFNIDRTLYFTISGALTTYLIILLQFTSNSPNNGYGNGSSCCETFNNMTNHTL
- the Gr28b gene encoding gustatory receptor 28b, isoform B; translation: MSALRRVRKYFISSQVYEALRPLFFLTFLYGLTPFHVVRRKMGESYLKMSCFGVFNIFIYICLCGFCYISSLRQGESIVGYFFRTEISTIGDRLQIFNGLIAGAVIYTSAILKRCKLLGTLTILHSLDTNFSNIGVRVKYSRIFRYSLLVLIFKLLILGVYFVGVFRLLVSLDVTPSFCVCMTFFLQHSVVSIAICLFCVIAFSFERRLSIINQVLKNLAHQWDTRSLKAVNQKQRSLQCLDSFSMYTIVTKDPAEIIQESMEIHHLICEAAATANKYFTYQLLTIISIAFLIIVFDAYYVLETLLGKSKRESKFKTVEFVTFFSCQMILYLIAIISIVEGSNRAIKKSEKTGGIVHSLLNKTKSAEVKEKLQQFSMQLMHLKINFTAAGLFNIDRTLYFTISGALTTYLIILLQFTSNSPNNGYGNGSSCCETFNNMTNHTL
- the Gr28b gene encoding gustatory receptor 28b, isoform C, with protein sequence MDIEMAKEPVNPTDTPDIEVTPGLCQPLRRRFRRFVTAKQLYECLRPVFHVTYIHGLTSFYISCDTKTGKKAIKKTIFGYINGIMHIAMFVFAYSLTIYNNCESVASYFFRSRITYFGDLMQIVSGFIGVTVIYLTAFVPNHRLERCLQKFHTMDVQLQTVGVKIMYSKVLRFSYMVLISMFLVNVLFTGGTFSVLYSSEVAPTMALHFTFLIQHTVIAIAIALFSCFTYLVEMRLVMVNKVLKNLAHQWDTRSLKAVNQKQRSLQCLDSFSMYTIVTKDPAEIIQESMEIHHLICEAAATANKYFTYQLLTIISIAFLIIVFDAYYVLETLLGKSKRESKFKTVEFVTFFSCQMILYLIAIISIVEGSNRAIKKSEKTGGIVHSLLNKTKSAEVKEKLQQFSMQLMHLKINFTAAGLFNIDRTLYFTISGALTTYLIILLQFTSNSPNNGYGNGSSCCETFNNMTNHTL
- the Gr28b gene encoding gustatory receptor 28b, isoform D — encoded protein: MSFYFCEIFKPRDAFGAEQTLLLYTYLLGLTPFRLRGQAGERQFHLSKIGYLNAFLQLSFFSYCFLAALIEQQSIVGYFFKSEISQMGDSLQKFIGMTGMSILFLCSSIRVRLLIHIWDRISYIDDRFLNLGVCFNYPAIMRLRLLQIFLINGVQLGYLISSNWMLLGNDVRPIYTAIVAFYVPQIFLLSIVMLFNATLHRLWQHFTVLNQVLKNLAHQWDTRSLKAVNQKQRSLQCLDSFSMYTIVTKDPAEIIQESMEIHHLICEAAATANKYFTYQLLTIISIAFLIIVFDAYYVLETLLGKSKRESKFKTVEFVTFFSCQMILYLIAIISIVEGSNRAIKKSEKTGGIVHSLLNKTKSAEVKEKLQQFSMQLMHLKINFTAAGLFNIDRTLYFTISGALTTYLIILLQFTSNSPNNGYGNGSSCCETFNNMTNHTL
- the Gr28b gene encoding gustatory receptor 28b, isoform E, which produces MWLLRRSVGKSGNRPHDVYTCYRLTIFMALCLGIVPYYVSISSEGRGKLTSSYIGYINIIIRMAIYMVNSFYGAVNRDTLMSNFFLTDISNVIDALQKINGMLGIFAILLISLLNRKELLKLLATFDRLETEAFPRVGVAMHQVAANKKMNRLVIILVGSMVAYITCSFLMISLRDTTTFSISAVISFFSPHFIVCAVSFLAGNVMIKLRIYLSALNEVLKNLAHQWDTRSLKAVNQKQRSLQCLDSFSMYTIVTKDPAEIIQESMEIHHLICEAAATANKYFTYQLLTIISIAFLIIVFDAYYVLETLLGKSKRESKFKTVEFVTFFSCQMILYLIAIISIVEGSNRAIKKSEKTGGIVHSLLNKTKSAEVKEKLQQFSMQLMHLKINFTAAGLFNIDRTLYFTISGALTTYLIILLQFTSNSPNNGYGNGSSCCETFNNMTNHTL